A stretch of Sphingorhabdus sp. YGSMI21 DNA encodes these proteins:
- a CDS encoding DnaJ domain-containing protein: MTVSPKRKANRFHGRVETEGQTCAIDGCEESGEFRAPPIYGRGRSYDGPGEYRWLCLDHVREFNQGYDYFAGMDSEEIFEAQHPVRGWDSSRRIYDGGAGAQPAWADFTDPLDAIGARFASLKTAANSQGRPFSKADQNALKTLGLGDSEAKSIVRSDIRRAYSALVRKYHPDRNGGDRSHEKQLAKVIEAYTQLKESPDFR, from the coding sequence TTGACTGTTTCCCCCAAGAGAAAAGCCAACCGCTTTCACGGACGCGTGGAAACCGAAGGCCAGACCTGCGCGATTGACGGCTGCGAGGAAAGCGGCGAATTTCGCGCGCCCCCCATCTATGGCCGTGGCCGCAGCTACGATGGGCCCGGTGAATATCGCTGGCTCTGCCTCGACCATGTCCGCGAGTTCAACCAGGGCTATGACTATTTCGCCGGCATGGATTCCGAGGAGATTTTCGAAGCCCAGCATCCGGTCCGGGGATGGGATTCGTCCCGCCGAATCTACGACGGCGGCGCGGGCGCGCAACCGGCATGGGCCGATTTCACCGATCCGCTCGATGCGATCGGCGCGCGCTTTGCCAGCCTCAAGACGGCCGCCAACAGTCAGGGCCGACCGTTTTCCAAAGCGGACCAGAATGCCCTCAAGACGCTAGGGCTTGGCGACAGTGAAGCAAAATCCATTGTCCGCAGCGATATCCGCCGCGCCTATTCCGCGCTGGTCCGCAAATATCATCCCGACCGCAACGGCGGCGACCGCAGCCACGAGAAACAGTTGGCAAAAGTGATCGAGGCCTATACGCAGCTTAAGGAATCACCAGATTTTAGATAG
- a CDS encoding transglycosylase domain-containing protein, protein MLEHSPDSSVKRRWFWPFRSRPKTETPFYEPYGDAIPPRIDEPVAPLKKPRGKWWWFSRAVAAGLLLFILLIAYLAITAPLSKSLQPIAPPQITLLTSDGQPFARNGAVVDDPVEVAKLPDHVREAFMAIEDRRFYSHWGVDPRGLARALWSNISGSGMTQGGSTITQQLAKTTFLTPERSLTRKAREMLIAFWLEAWLTKDEILERYLSNVYFGDNVYGLRAASLHYYYRQPENLKLEQAIMLAGLVQAPSRLAPTRNPDLAAKRANLVKSAMVAAGYLSQQEADRLGIARLDVRAKNTLPTGTYFADWAMPQARALTDLSYERLALTTTLDARMQEIARRAIARAPLGQAQVALVAMRPDGEVVAMIGGKDYAKSAFNRVTQAQRQPGSTFKLFVWLAALRSGMSPDDMVDDSPITKGGYLPKNAGEKYRGSLSLKDAFAKSSNVAAVRLFGQIGDKAVIREARNLGVKSPLAEDDPSLALGTSTMNLMELTAAYAGVAGNRWPVVPYAFKKDEQSWTEWLFDWPGRYNASTHADMETLLRAAVNEGTGRRAMLTIPNYGKTGTSQNNRDALFVGYAGDGEDRLVVGVWIGNDDNTPLKGVSGGSLPARIWKDFMQQAVQSKKPAGSTKPQNKPDPEGPVTPLDLPEIPEIPVEIGDTEVRINGDSGVRVGTEIGGVPVDLRIDGEGVAIERRQAETPPGQ, encoded by the coding sequence ATGCTTGAGCATAGCCCTGATTCTTCCGTAAAACGTCGCTGGTTTTGGCCCTTTCGCAGCAGGCCGAAAACCGAAACCCCATTTTACGAACCCTATGGCGATGCCATCCCGCCGCGCATTGACGAGCCGGTTGCGCCGCTCAAAAAGCCGCGCGGCAAATGGTGGTGGTTCAGCCGTGCTGTGGCCGCCGGGCTTTTGCTGTTCATCCTGTTGATCGCCTATCTCGCGATCACCGCGCCTCTGTCCAAATCGCTGCAACCGATTGCGCCACCACAGATCACGCTGCTGACATCGGACGGACAGCCGTTCGCCCGCAATGGGGCGGTGGTCGATGACCCGGTCGAGGTGGCGAAACTGCCCGACCATGTGCGCGAAGCCTTCATGGCGATCGAGGATCGGCGTTTCTATTCGCACTGGGGCGTCGATCCGCGCGGACTGGCCCGCGCGCTGTGGAGTAATATCTCGGGCAGCGGCATGACCCAGGGCGGCAGCACGATCACCCAGCAGCTTGCCAAGACGACCTTCCTGACGCCGGAACGCAGCCTGACCCGCAAGGCGCGGGAAATGCTGATCGCTTTCTGGTTGGAAGCCTGGCTGACCAAGGACGAGATACTCGAACGCTATCTGTCCAACGTCTATTTCGGCGACAATGTCTATGGATTGCGCGCCGCATCGCTCCATTATTATTATCGCCAGCCGGAAAATCTCAAGCTGGAGCAGGCGATCATGCTCGCCGGTCTGGTGCAGGCCCCTTCCCGCCTCGCCCCAACGCGCAACCCCGATCTGGCCGCCAAGCGGGCCAATCTGGTCAAATCCGCGATGGTCGCCGCCGGCTATCTGAGCCAGCAAGAAGCCGACCGGCTGGGCATCGCGAGACTGGATGTCCGCGCAAAAAACACCCTGCCCACCGGCACCTATTTTGCCGACTGGGCGATGCCGCAGGCCCGCGCCCTGACCGACCTGAGCTACGAGCGACTGGCCTTGACCACGACGCTTGATGCCAGAATGCAGGAAATCGCCCGCCGCGCGATCGCCCGCGCTCCGCTGGGACAGGCGCAGGTCGCTCTGGTCGCGATGCGGCCGGACGGGGAAGTCGTGGCGATGATCGGCGGCAAGGATTATGCAAAATCCGCCTTCAACCGCGTCACCCAGGCCCAGCGCCAGCCGGGCTCCACCTTCAAGCTGTTCGTCTGGCTGGCGGCGCTGCGGTCGGGCATGAGCCCCGACGACATGGTCGATGACAGCCCAATCACCAAAGGCGGCTATCTGCCCAAGAATGCCGGCGAAAAATATCGCGGCTCGCTGAGCTTGAAAGACGCTTTCGCCAAGTCGAGCAATGTCGCCGCGGTCCGTCTGTTCGGTCAGATCGGGGACAAGGCGGTGATCCGCGAGGCCCGCAATCTGGGGGTCAAGTCGCCGCTGGCAGAGGATGATCCCAGTCTCGCGCTCGGCACATCAACGATGAACCTGATGGAGCTGACTGCAGCCTATGCCGGGGTTGCCGGCAACCGCTGGCCGGTCGTCCCCTATGCCTTCAAGAAGGACGAGCAGAGCTGGACCGAGTGGCTGTTTGACTGGCCCGGCCGCTATAATGCCAGCACCCACGCCGATATGGAGACATTGCTGCGCGCTGCGGTCAACGAGGGTACCGGCCGCCGCGCCATGCTGACCATTCCCAATTATGGCAAGACCGGCACCAGCCAGAATAATCGCGACGCGCTCTTTGTCGGCTATGCCGGGGATGGCGAGGACCGGCTGGTGGTCGGCGTGTGGATCGGCAATGACGATAACACCCCGCTGAAGGGTGTCAGCGGCGGCAGCCTCCCCGCGCGTATCTGGAAGGATTTCATGCAGCAGGCCGTGCAGTCCAAAAAACCCGCCGGCAGCACCAAACCGCAGAACAAGCCGGATCCCGAAGGGCCGGTCACGCCGCTCGACCTGCCGGAGATCCCCGAAATACCGGTAGAAATCGGCGATACGGAGGTGCGGATAAACGGCGACAGTGGTGTCCGCGTGGGCACGGAAATAGGTGGTGTGCCGGTGGATTTGCGGATTGATGGCGAGGGTGTGGCGATCGAACGGCGCCAGGCGGAAACCCCGCCGGGACAATAA
- a CDS encoding AbrB/MazE/SpoVT family DNA-binding domain-containing protein, translating to MTSLPAGHALKLVKIGNSTGVILPKDLLEKLRVSQGDTVFLSESPDGVRLTAINPDFQKKMAAAEGVMREDRDILRVLAK from the coding sequence ATGACCTCACTTCCCGCTGGCCATGCGCTCAAACTGGTCAAAATCGGCAACTCCACCGGCGTAATCCTGCCCAAGGATTTGCTCGAGAAGCTTCGCGTTTCTCAGGGCGACACCGTCTTTTTGAGCGAGTCACCTGATGGTGTCAGGCTGACCGCGATCAACCCGGACTTCCAGAAGAAAATGGCTGCCGCCGAAGGTGTGATGCGCGAAGATCGCGATATCCTTCGTGTCTTGGCAAAATGA
- a CDS encoding type II toxin-antitoxin system death-on-curing family toxin, producing MTGDRIEPIWLGADIALAIHDRQLAEHGGPSGVRDQGLLESALAKPVNKWGYGENDLCALAAAYAFGVARNHPFTDGNKRTTWVLARTFLVLNNCQLLFDREEAIATVQSLAAGELTEEQLAKWFRDHIADD from the coding sequence ATGACCGGCGACCGAATTGAGCCAATCTGGCTCGGTGCCGACATTGCCCTTGCCATTCACGATCGACAGCTTGCCGAACATGGCGGCCCATCGGGTGTTCGTGATCAAGGCCTGCTCGAGTCCGCTCTCGCAAAGCCGGTCAACAAATGGGGTTACGGCGAAAATGATTTGTGCGCCTTGGCGGCGGCTTATGCATTTGGCGTTGCACGCAACCACCCTTTTACCGATGGCAACAAGCGCACCACCTGGGTGCTGGCGCGAACATTTCTGGTGTTGAATAACTGCCAGCTTCTTTTTGACCGGGAGGAAGCGATCGCGACGGTCCAGTCCCTCGCAGCGGGCGAACTCACCGAAGAACAATTGGCCAAATGGTTCCGTGACCATATCGCGGATGACTAA
- the cobS gene encoding cobaltochelatase subunit CobS, with amino-acid sequence MTEIPDINPDASDETILDAPDITVDAREVFGVDVDMQIPAFSLKDERVPDLDPSYVFDPETTIAILAGFAFNRRVMVQGYHGTGKSTHIEQVAARLNWPCIRINLDAHISRIDLVGRDAIVLKDGQQVTEFREGLLPWALQTPTALVFDEYDAGRPDVMFVIQRILEAEGKLTLLDQNRVIRPNPYFRLFATANTVGLGDTSGLYHGTQQINQGQMDRWNIVVTLNYLPAETESKVILSKVPEAGDKTVENMIKVADLTRQGFINGDISTVMSPRTVISWAQNAAIFKNIGFAFRLSFLNKCDEAERMLVAEYYQRVFGEDLPESVMGS; translated from the coding sequence ATGACCGAGATACCCGATATCAACCCCGACGCCAGCGACGAAACCATTTTGGATGCACCCGACATTACCGTCGATGCGCGCGAAGTTTTCGGTGTCGATGTGGATATGCAAATCCCTGCGTTCAGCTTGAAGGACGAAAGGGTTCCCGACCTCGATCCATCCTATGTTTTCGATCCGGAAACCACGATCGCGATCCTCGCCGGCTTTGCGTTCAACCGCCGGGTCATGGTGCAGGGCTATCACGGCACCGGGAAATCGACCCATATCGAACAGGTTGCAGCGCGCCTCAACTGGCCCTGTATCCGGATCAACCTCGACGCGCATATCAGCCGGATCGACCTGGTCGGACGTGACGCGATTGTCCTGAAGGACGGCCAGCAGGTCACCGAATTCCGTGAAGGTCTGCTGCCATGGGCGCTGCAGACGCCGACCGCCTTGGTGTTCGACGAATATGACGCCGGTCGCCCCGACGTGATGTTCGTGATCCAGCGGATCCTGGAAGCCGAAGGCAAACTGACCCTGCTCGACCAGAACCGGGTGATCCGCCCCAATCCCTATTTCCGCCTGTTCGCCACCGCCAACACGGTCGGCCTCGGCGACACCAGTGGCCTGTATCACGGCACCCAGCAGATCAACCAGGGCCAGATGGACCGCTGGAATATCGTCGTGACGCTGAACTATCTGCCGGCCGAGACTGAATCGAAGGTCATCCTGTCGAAGGTGCCCGAAGCCGGCGACAAGACGGTGGAAAATATGATCAAGGTTGCCGACCTGACCCGCCAGGGCTTTATCAACGGTGACATTTCCACGGTGATGAGCCCGCGGACCGTAATCAGCTGGGCGCAGAATGCCGCGATCTTCAAGAATATCGGCTTCGCCTTCCGCCTCTCCTTCCTCAACAAATGCGACGAAGCGGAACGGATGCTGGTAGCGGAATATTATCAGCGGGTATTCGGCGAAGATCTGCCGGAAAGCGTGATGGGGAGTTAG